The following proteins are co-located in the Halarcobacter sp. genome:
- a CDS encoding alanine racemase has protein sequence MAKIILNKSNYFHNLKLAEEKLGSKDKIAVVLKDNAYGHGLIEVSTMAKEYGITKAVVRTIEEAERIETFFEQILILADTDIHTYSHTFHIAVNSLEDIERLPENTNVHIKVDTGMHRNGISIENLEEAIHGLLRRKLNLTGVFTHFRSADELSCEFFWQRSVFIQAKNLIKSLCEKLFITIPKFHSANSSALFRFKNYEEDFARLGIAQYGYLETNSVFDNPKLKPVMSLWAEKIVTRELKKNQKVGYGGKYLAKENMKVSTYKVGYGDGFLRLNAKDTYFTPKGYQILGKVSMDNLSINCEDDEVCIFDDVRSLAKIHDTITYEITTTLNPNIPKEIR, from the coding sequence TTGGCAAAAATCATTTTAAATAAATCAAACTATTTTCATAATCTAAAACTTGCTGAAGAAAAATTAGGTTCTAAAGATAAAATTGCAGTTGTATTAAAAGATAATGCATATGGACATGGACTTATAGAAGTTTCTACAATGGCAAAAGAATATGGAATAACTAAAGCTGTAGTAAGAACTATCGAAGAAGCAGAAAGAATTGAGACATTTTTTGAGCAAATCTTAATTTTAGCTGACACTGATATTCACACTTATTCACATACTTTTCACATAGCTGTAAATAGCCTTGAAGATATTGAAAGGTTACCCGAAAACACGAATGTTCATATAAAAGTTGATACAGGAATGCATAGAAATGGGATTTCAATAGAAAACCTAGAAGAGGCTATTCATGGGCTTTTAAGAAGAAAACTGAACTTAACTGGTGTTTTCACTCACTTTAGAAGTGCAGATGAATTATCATGTGAATTCTTTTGGCAAAGGTCAGTTTTTATACAAGCAAAAAATCTTATAAAGTCCTTATGTGAAAAACTTTTTATAACTATCCCTAAGTTTCATTCTGCTAATTCTTCAGCTTTATTTAGATTTAAGAATTACGAAGAGGATTTTGCTCGATTAGGAATAGCTCAATATGGATACTTAGAAACTAATTCAGTGTTTGATAATCCAAAATTAAAACCTGTCATGTCTCTTTGGGCAGAAAAAATTGTAACAAGAGAACTAAAGAAAAATCAAAAAGTTGGTTATGGTGGAAAATATTTAGCAAAAGAAAATATGAAAGTATCAACTTATAAAGTTGGTTATGGAGATGGATTTTTAAGATTAAATGCTAAAGACACATATTTTACACCAAAAGGTTATCAAATCTTGGGAAAAGTTTCTATGGATAACTTATCTATTAATTGTGAAGATGATGAAGTATGTATTTTTGATGATGTTAGAAGCTTAGCTAAAATACATGACACGATAACATATGAAATAACCACTACTTTAAATCCAAATATTCCAAAAGAGATTCGATAA
- the uvrC gene encoding excinuclease ABC subunit UvrC, which yields MNLEEKLKQLPNEAGVYQYFDEKGKLLYIGKAKILKNRVKSYFKFTPKLLPADKLSPRIYKMITEVKSLEWIVVPNEHDALILENSLIKQLKPKYNILLRDDKTYPYIYINFNENFPRLEITRRVLKEKNIKYFGPYSTGARDMLDSIYEIVPLVQKKSCIKGKEACLFYQIKKCFAPCEGKISKEEYSKLVDNALNYIYNKNKLISKLTKKMEEYSNEFRFEEAMKLRDRIKTIEKSQIQTGMDLATNENIDLFAIKIKDTKAVLVRMFFRDGKLASSNHNYIKPNKEDITIDIQEAYERAIINYYDNEIPVLPDEIIITTELEEKDEIENFIKEKFSKKIPIITPKRGKKKEILNVALDNCNELLRLSSVKDTSSVYSQLKQLFNLDKVPNRFECFDNSHMMGQATVGAMVTWEEKFEKGDFRHYNLESKDEYSQMRETLLRRVESFEKNPAPDMWVIDGGETLLKLAIDIRNSCGVNLDIVAIAKEKLDFKAHRAKGSAKDIIFFENNGIVEKLDLLPSDKRLQFIQRLRDEAHRFAISFHKKQKRKEDTQISLLQIKGIGEAKMKKLLLYFGTFENIKNSSLEELKDVLNEKDAMLIINYFKTLEG from the coding sequence ATGAATTTAGAAGAGAAATTAAAACAACTACCAAATGAAGCTGGAGTTTATCAATATTTTGATGAAAAAGGTAAACTTTTATATATAGGAAAAGCAAAAATTTTAAAAAATAGAGTTAAATCTTATTTTAAATTTACTCCAAAACTACTACCAGCAGATAAACTAAGTCCACGTATATATAAAATGATAACAGAGGTTAAATCATTAGAATGGATAGTTGTACCAAATGAACATGATGCTTTAATTTTAGAAAATTCTCTTATAAAACAACTAAAACCAAAATACAATATATTACTTCGTGATGATAAAACATATCCTTATATTTATATAAATTTCAATGAAAACTTTCCAAGACTTGAAATTACAAGAAGAGTATTAAAAGAAAAAAATATTAAATATTTTGGTCCCTACTCTACTGGTGCTAGAGATATGCTAGATTCTATATATGAAATAGTTCCTTTAGTACAAAAAAAATCTTGTATCAAAGGTAAAGAAGCTTGTCTTTTTTATCAAATAAAAAAATGTTTTGCACCATGTGAAGGGAAAATTTCAAAAGAAGAGTATTCAAAATTAGTTGATAATGCTTTAAATTACATTTACAATAAAAATAAACTTATCTCCAAACTAACAAAAAAAATGGAAGAATATAGCAATGAGTTTAGATTTGAAGAAGCTATGAAATTAAGAGATAGGATAAAAACTATTGAAAAATCTCAAATACAAACTGGTATGGATTTAGCTACAAATGAAAATATTGATCTTTTCGCAATAAAAATAAAAGATACAAAAGCGGTACTAGTAAGAATGTTTTTTAGGGATGGGAAATTAGCTTCTAGTAATCACAACTATATAAAGCCAAATAAAGAAGATATTACTATCGATATACAAGAAGCTTACGAAAGAGCTATAATTAACTACTATGATAATGAAATCCCTGTTTTACCTGATGAGATTATCATTACAACAGAATTAGAAGAAAAAGATGAAATTGAAAACTTTATAAAAGAAAAATTCTCTAAAAAAATACCAATTATAACACCAAAAAGAGGAAAGAAAAAAGAGATTTTAAATGTCGCATTAGATAATTGTAATGAGCTATTAAGACTCTCTTCCGTAAAAGATACAAGCTCAGTATATTCACAATTAAAACAATTATTCAATCTTGATAAAGTTCCTAATAGATTTGAATGCTTTGATAATTCACATATGATGGGACAAGCTACTGTAGGAGCTATGGTAACATGGGAAGAGAAATTTGAAAAAGGTGATTTTAGACATTATAATCTAGAATCAAAAGATGAATACTCTCAAATGAGAGAAACTCTATTAAGAAGAGTAGAAAGTTTTGAAAAAAACCCCGCACCAGATATGTGGGTCATAGATGGAGGTGAAACTCTTCTTAAACTTGCAATTGATATTAGAAACTCATGTGGAGTAAATTTAGATATTGTAGCAATTGCAAAAGAGAAATTAGACTTTAAAGCTCATAGAGCAAAAGGTAGTGCAAAAGATATTATATTTTTTGAAAACAATGGTATAGTTGAAAAGTTAGATTTACTTCCTAGTGATAAACGTCTACAATTTATACAAAGATTAAGAGATGAGGCGCATAGATTTGCTATATCATTTCATAAAAAACAAAAAAGAAAAGAAGATACACAAATCTCTTTATTACAAATCAAAGGTATAGGTGAAGCAAAAATGAAAAAACTTCTTTTATATTTTGGAACATTTGAAAATATAAAAAACTCTTCTTTAGAAGAATTAAAAGATGTTCTAAACGAAAAAGATGCTATGCTTATAATAAATTATTTTAAAACTCTTGAAGGTTAA
- a CDS encoding ATP-binding protein: MIAIEKKIKNRILILILMILLTTGIVIISYENYLIKNHIEHDISTKNKNINKTFNLFIDELDKDIAERTNFMLSYNTRLALKNRDRKALYKNAKEHFKRMRNNNKYLKIMTFRLPDGSAFLRVHKPKMFGDSLDKKRKIILDTILSQKRQFGFEVGKLKMTHRIVTPIFYDNKLIGVVEIGVEPEYIIEKINNIFNIESSLFVKNEQLEFTLHKIEDNYKYKVNDFIFVRGSKLIKDNLQKIDFDKKISKIEYKGKNYYIDTIKLFDHKGKTAAKMLISYDLTAFKKEFDEMLEKNLMITFLVIIILFVVLNMGLNYFLKKIDSLYLNILKKDKMMLHQSKLASMGEMIGNIAHQWRQPLSVISTSASGIRVQNELGVLNDETLHNSVNGIVNSTKYLSQTIDDFMDFVKNDKSAVEFDIKENIEKNIEILKGSLKIHQINLVLNCHKEYIKGFPNELTQVFINIVHNAKDALKEQNVKEKYIFIETNKTDKDVEIIIKDNANGIPNHIINKVFDPYFTTKNESNGTGLGLYMSYRIITESMKGNIKVENVEYNFNEKTYIGAMFTISLPFSCQN; encoded by the coding sequence ATGATTGCTATTGAAAAAAAGATAAAAAATAGAATACTAATTTTAATTTTGATGATTTTATTAACTACTGGAATTGTAATTATTTCATATGAAAATTATCTAATTAAAAATCATATTGAACATGATATTAGTACTAAAAATAAAAATATAAATAAAACTTTTAATCTTTTTATTGATGAATTAGATAAAGATATTGCAGAAAGAACAAATTTTATGCTTAGTTATAATACTAGATTAGCATTAAAAAATAGGGATAGAAAAGCATTATATAAAAATGCAAAAGAACATTTTAAAAGAATGCGTAATAATAATAAGTATTTAAAAATAATGACTTTTAGACTTCCTGATGGAAGTGCTTTTTTAAGAGTACATAAGCCAAAGATGTTTGGAGATAGTCTAGATAAAAAAAGAAAAATTATACTTGACACTATATTAAGTCAAAAAAGACAATTTGGTTTTGAAGTTGGAAAGTTAAAAATGACCCATAGAATTGTAACTCCTATATTTTATGATAATAAGTTGATAGGTGTTGTAGAGATTGGCGTTGAACCTGAATATATAATTGAAAAGATTAATAATATTTTTAATATAGAGTCTTCACTCTTTGTAAAAAATGAACAATTGGAATTTACTTTACACAAAATAGAGGATAATTATAAGTATAAAGTTAATGATTTTATTTTTGTAAGGGGAAGTAAACTTATAAAAGACAATTTACAAAAAATTGATTTTGATAAAAAAATATCAAAAATAGAATATAAAGGAAAAAATTACTATATTGATACTATAAAACTTTTTGATCACAAAGGTAAAACTGCTGCAAAAATGCTTATTTCTTACGATTTAACTGCTTTCAAAAAAGAGTTTGATGAAATGCTTGAAAAGAATCTTATGATAACTTTTTTAGTAATCATAATACTTTTTGTAGTTTTAAATATGGGCTTAAATTACTTTTTAAAAAAGATAGATAGTTTATATTTGAATATTCTAAAAAAAGATAAAATGATGTTACATCAATCTAAACTTGCCTCAATGGGTGAAATGATAGGTAATATTGCCCACCAATGGAGACAACCTTTAAGTGTAATTTCAACAAGTGCAAGTGGAATTAGAGTTCAAAATGAATTGGGTGTACTCAATGATGAAACTTTACATAATTCAGTAAATGGAATTGTAAATAGTACTAAATATCTTTCTCAAACAATTGATGATTTTATGGATTTTGTAAAAAATGATAAAAGTGCAGTAGAGTTTGATATAAAAGAAAATATTGAAAAAAATATTGAGATATTAAAAGGCAGTTTAAAAATTCATCAAATAAATTTAGTATTAAATTGTCATAAAGAGTATATAAAAGGTTTTCCTAATGAATTAACTCAAGTATTTATAAATATTGTTCATAATGCAAAAGATGCATTAAAAGAACAAAATGTAAAAGAAAAATATATATTTATTGAAACAAATAAAACAGATAAAGATGTAGAAATTATTATTAAAGATAATGCTAATGGAATTCCTAATCATATCATAAATAAAGTTTTTGATCCTTATTTTACTACTAAAAATGAGTCAAATGGGACGGGATTAGGTTTATATATGTCATATAGAATTATTACTGAAAGTATGAAAGGTAATATAAAAGTTGAAAATGTAGAATATAATTTTAATGAAAAAACATATATAGGAGCAATGTTTACTATATCTTTACCTTTTAGTTGTCAAAACTAA
- a CDS encoding HAMP domain-containing sensor histidine kinase, with amino-acid sequence MRKDNLNKQYVGKFLKKDYDHFKDGLLELLEDYKRKSERLDKIIKQSDKMQLRLLEANEELDEYKNNLEKKVEEEIEKREKNEKILLEQSKFAAMGEMIDAIAHQWAQPLGILNLKLSMLDLDFQSGQIDEKYINDFQGKMTDVIEHMNTTLNEFRTFFRPNKEQSYFSAKQMIDKVLMFIKDEYIKYKIDIKIEKINDFKIKGIENEFKHILLNILNNSKDAFIFKDRKDRKILIKIYQKDNFNILEISDNAGGIKEDIIDEIFKSNFTTKKENGTGIGLYMSCQIARKNNTLLSAANIENGAKFTLKQALSN; translated from the coding sequence ATGAGAAAAGACAATCTAAATAAACAATATGTAGGAAAATTTCTAAAAAAAGATTATGACCATTTTAAAGATGGTTTACTTGAATTATTAGAGGATTATAAAAGAAAGAGCGAAAGACTTGACAAAATCATCAAACAAAGTGACAAAATGCAACTAAGATTGTTAGAAGCAAATGAAGAATTAGATGAATATAAAAACAATCTTGAAAAAAAAGTTGAGGAAGAGATTGAAAAAAGAGAAAAAAATGAAAAAATCCTATTAGAACAATCAAAATTTGCTGCCATGGGTGAGATGATTGATGCAATAGCACACCAATGGGCTCAACCACTAGGAATATTAAATCTTAAATTAAGTATGTTAGATTTAGACTTCCAATCTGGGCAAATAGATGAAAAATACATTAATGATTTTCAGGGAAAGATGACTGATGTTATAGAACATATGAATACAACATTAAATGAATTTAGAACATTTTTCAGACCAAATAAAGAACAATCATATTTTAGTGCAAAACAGATGATTGATAAAGTTTTAATGTTTATAAAAGATGAATATATCAAATATAAAATAGATATTAAGATTGAAAAGATAAATGATTTTAAAATTAAAGGTATTGAAAATGAATTTAAACATATTTTATTAAATATATTAAACAATTCTAAAGATGCTTTTATTTTTAAAGATAGAAAAGATAGAAAAATTCTTATAAAAATATATCAAAAAGACAATTTTAATATTTTAGAAATAAGCGATAATGCCGGTGGAATAAAAGAAGATATTATTGATGAAATATTCAAATCTAATTTCACTACAAAAAAAGAAAACGGTACAGGAATTGGACTTTATATGAGCTGTCAAATTGCTAGGAAAAATAATACTCTTCTTAGTGCTGCAAATATAGAAAATGGAGCAAAATTTACCCTTAAACAAGCTTTATCAAATTAG
- a CDS encoding transporter substrate-binding domain-containing protein, with amino-acid sequence MILKIFLTIILIFSSSFAISTNKDIANQIANPFYVLDENEVINILKNHMDKNDQIKYITLYDSLTSKRFLFLYKNREHEIAQENFDEEHLQIECKKETYEITYKDELIGRMDVCSKKQNIRIELTKEEKKWLTEHPIIKVHNEYDWAPFNFNKNGLPLGYSIDYINLLSKIAGFEIKFVTGTWNESLNRAYNKEIDVMMNIAKTKDREEKLSYVGVYARNVTSILTKDDRSDIADIESLFGKKVSVIKGFIYEKYLKNKYPKIEIVIYNDTLESIKAVVYGEVDATLGKTAILNNIMQENVIKGLKYTADVKADDPEMENLYIAVRNDAPELHSILKKAMKKVSIQDIDKLKLKWFDKKRQINFSKKEYQWLDKKTVVKYSEINWKPLSIIENGSMSGIMGDYLNFVSETTGIEFKFVPSNSWSDVLKKFKNGEIDLVPGIGDSKEEILLGLISNRYASYPMVIVTNDNIDYVESLDKIKNKVFAIPKHYTSYNYIKGLYPDIKIIETRSIFEALLKVSNHEADVFIGHIAPALYNISKIGKDNLKLAGQTGKDFNHHYLINPKMPELLSIVNKVFRTISEIDRERIYNGWIKVKVEENKGFSLKKVLSYIFPVIIIILIVISIIVYWNKKLRQLVDRKTADIKNQKEQLENTLISLDKNVIFSNTDKKGNIKKVSTAFCNISGYSNKELIGQPHSIVRHPDMPQKLFKQLWKSLKKGKTWEGEIKNRKKDGTAYWLYSKIELDYDKYSNHIGYKAISQDISDKKIVEDLSKNLEIKVKERTIDLEKAKKEIELIHQQTKDSIEYASLIQHALIPENSSFKKYFSDYFAIWHPKDIVGGDIYLFEGLRDENECILMLIDCTGHGVPGAFVTMLVKAIERQIVSNLKNKDEIVSPAKILSIFNKSMKHLLKQEDETSISNAGFDGGILYYNKKNNIIKYAGAEIPLFYEENGVFTVLKGDRQSIGYKKSDKNYEFTEHTIELTKGMQFYISTDGYLDQNGGQKGFPFGKRRFKKLLEDNYDLPFSDQQEILLYEIMEYQGNFERNDDMALIGFKI; translated from the coding sequence ATGATACTTAAAATTTTTTTAACAATTATTCTTATATTTTCTAGCTCATTTGCCATAAGTACAAACAAAGATATAGCTAATCAAATTGCTAATCCATTTTATGTATTAGATGAAAATGAAGTGATTAATATTTTGAAAAATCATATGGACAAAAATGATCAAATCAAATATATTACTCTATATGATTCTTTGACAAGCAAAAGATTTTTGTTTTTATATAAAAATAGAGAACATGAGATTGCACAAGAAAATTTTGATGAAGAACATCTACAAATAGAATGTAAAAAAGAAACATATGAAATCACCTATAAGGATGAATTAATAGGTAGAATGGATGTTTGTTCAAAAAAACAAAACATTAGAATAGAATTAACAAAAGAGGAAAAAAAGTGGCTTACTGAACACCCTATAATAAAAGTTCATAATGAATACGATTGGGCTCCTTTTAACTTCAATAAAAATGGTTTACCACTTGGTTACTCAATAGACTATATTAATTTATTATCAAAAATTGCTGGTTTTGAAATAAAATTTGTTACTGGAACTTGGAATGAATCTTTAAATAGAGCATATAACAAAGAGATTGATGTTATGATGAATATTGCAAAAACTAAAGACAGAGAAGAAAAACTCTCTTATGTAGGTGTTTATGCAAGAAATGTAACTTCAATATTAACAAAAGATGATAGAAGTGATATAGCAGATATCGAATCACTTTTTGGCAAAAAAGTATCTGTTATAAAAGGTTTTATATATGAAAAATATTTAAAAAACAAATACCCTAAAATTGAAATTGTTATATATAATGACACTTTGGAAAGTATAAAAGCAGTAGTATATGGAGAAGTCGATGCGACTTTAGGTAAAACAGCTATATTAAACAATATTATGCAAGAAAATGTGATTAAGGGATTAAAATATACTGCTGATGTAAAAGCTGATGACCCTGAAATGGAAAACTTGTATATTGCAGTAAGAAATGATGCACCTGAATTACACTCCATACTAAAAAAAGCAATGAAAAAAGTATCTATTCAAGATATTGATAAACTCAAACTAAAATGGTTTGATAAAAAAAGACAAATTAATTTTAGTAAAAAAGAGTATCAATGGTTAGATAAAAAAACAGTTGTTAAATATAGTGAAATAAATTGGAAACCTTTATCAATTATTGAAAATGGTTCAATGTCAGGTATTATGGGAGATTATTTAAATTTTGTATCAGAAACTACAGGTATTGAGTTTAAATTCGTACCTTCAAACTCTTGGTCTGATGTACTTAAAAAGTTTAAAAATGGTGAAATTGATTTGGTCCCAGGAATTGGTGATTCAAAAGAAGAGATACTTTTAGGATTAATTTCAAATAGATATGCCTCTTATCCAATGGTTATAGTTACAAATGACAATATTGATTATGTTGAATCTTTAGATAAAATTAAAAATAAAGTATTTGCAATACCAAAACATTATACAAGCTACAATTATATAAAAGGTTTATATCCTGATATTAAAATAATAGAAACCAGAAGTATTTTTGAAGCTTTATTAAAAGTATCTAACCATGAAGCAGATGTATTTATAGGTCATATTGCTCCTGCACTTTATAATATTTCAAAAATAGGAAAAGACAATCTTAAACTTGCTGGGCAAACAGGAAAAGACTTTAACCACCACTACCTAATAAATCCTAAAATGCCTGAGTTACTTTCAATAGTAAACAAAGTTTTTAGAACAATATCAGAAATAGATAGAGAAAGAATTTATAATGGTTGGATCAAAGTAAAAGTTGAAGAAAACAAAGGTTTCTCACTTAAAAAAGTTTTATCATATATATTCCCAGTAATTATTATTATTCTAATTGTTATATCAATAATTGTATATTGGAATAAAAAATTAAGGCAACTTGTTGATAGAAAAACAGCAGATATAAAAAACCAAAAAGAACAACTTGAAAATACTTTAATATCTTTAGATAAAAATGTAATCTTCTCAAATACAGACAAAAAAGGAAATATTAAAAAAGTAAGTACAGCATTTTGTAATATTTCTGGTTATTCTAATAAAGAATTAATAGGTCAACCCCATAGTATTGTTAGACATCCTGATATGCCACAAAAACTATTCAAACAACTTTGGAAGAGTTTAAAGAAAGGTAAAACATGGGAAGGTGAAATAAAAAATAGAAAAAAAGATGGTACTGCATATTGGCTTTATTCAAAAATAGAATTAGATTATGATAAATACTCAAATCACATAGGATATAAAGCAATAAGTCAAGATATTTCAGATAAAAAAATTGTTGAAGATTTAAGTAAAAACCTTGAAATTAAAGTTAAAGAAAGAACTATAGATTTAGAAAAAGCAAAAAAAGAGATTGAACTTATACATCAACAAACTAAAGATAGTATTGAATACGCTTCTTTAATACAACATGCCTTAATTCCTGAAAATTCATCTTTTAAAAAATATTTTAGTGACTATTTTGCAATCTGGCATCCAAAAGATATTGTAGGAGGAGATATATATTTATTTGAAGGATTAAGAGATGAAAATGAATGTATTCTAATGCTTATCGATTGTACAGGACATGGAGTACCAGGTGCTTTTGTAACAATGTTAGTAAAAGCAATAGAAAGACAGATAGTATCAAATCTAAAAAACAAAGATGAGATTGTAAGTCCTGCAAAAATATTATCGATTTTTAACAAAAGCATGAAACATCTATTAAAACAAGAAGATGAAACATCTATTTCTAATGCCGGCTTTGATGGAGGAATTCTATATTATAATAAAAAAAATAATATAATCAAATATGCAGGTGCAGAAATACCTCTTTTTTATGAAGAAAATGGAGTGTTTACTGTTTTAAAAGGTGATAGACAATCTATTGGATATAAAAAATCTGATAAAAATTATGAGTTTACAGAACACACTATAGAATTAACTAAAGGGATGCAATTTTATATCTCAACAGATGGTTATTTAGACCAAAATGGAGGACAAAAAGGATTTCCTTTTGGTAAAAGAAGATTTAAAAAACTTCTTGAAGATAATTATGATTTACCATTTTCTGATCAACAAGAGATTCTTCTTTATGAAATAATGGAGTATCAAGGTAACTTTGAAAGAAATGATGATATGGCTCTAATAGGATTTAAAATATGA
- a CDS encoding transporter substrate-binding domain-containing protein, whose protein sequence is MFKIFFFLTTLFTILLKADNPLFIVYEERIPYVEKYSNSIKGLVATPVLKALQYSGVKYKLKEKPSKRHLYEIKANINKMCAIGWFKNIQREEFAKFTHPLYQDKPLGIISRKENENILKNISVDNLLKNRNLSLLSKASYSYGSFLDEKIKNFKTIKKEVYTNNKKMLSMIVAKRADYLFISEEEAKILLNDKAMNNLKFFSVKNIPKGNKRYLICSKNVSNETIKLINKYIKPLK, encoded by the coding sequence ATGTTTAAAATATTTTTCTTTTTGACAACACTTTTTACAATATTACTCAAAGCAGATAACCCTTTATTTATAGTGTATGAAGAGAGAATACCTTATGTAGAAAAATATTCAAATTCAATAAAAGGATTAGTTGCTACTCCTGTATTAAAAGCATTACAATATTCTGGTGTAAAATATAAATTGAAAGAGAAACCATCAAAAAGACATTTATATGAAATTAAAGCTAATATAAATAAAATGTGTGCAATTGGATGGTTTAAAAATATACAAAGAGAAGAGTTTGCAAAATTTACTCATCCTTTATATCAAGACAAACCCTTAGGAATAATCTCTAGAAAAGAGAATGAGAATATATTAAAAAATATCTCCGTCGATAATTTATTAAAAAATAGAAACTTAAGCTTACTTTCTAAAGCTTCTTACTCATATGGTTCTTTTTTAGATGAAAAAATAAAAAACTTTAAAACAATAAAAAAAGAAGTTTATACTAATAACAAAAAAATGCTTTCAATGATTGTTGCAAAAAGGGCTGATTATTTATTTATTTCAGAAGAAGAAGCAAAAATTTTATTAAATGATAAAGCAATGAATAATCTTAAATTTTTTAGTGTAAAAAATATACCAAAAGGAAATAAACGATATCTAATTTGTTCAAAAAATGTTTCAAATGAAACTATAAAACTTATTAACAAATATATAAAGCCTCTTAAATGA
- a CDS encoding response regulator: MKFLIVDDSKIARKRLNSYLNELNYVVLGEAIDGLDAIDKFKSLKPSYITLDLEMPKLNGIDTAKKLFEIDPNVKIILITSILDKKEIINAYRIGIKKVITKPFSIEKLKESIEEIKG; the protein is encoded by the coding sequence GTGAAATTTTTAATTGTAGATGATTCAAAAATTGCTAGAAAAAGATTAAATTCATATTTAAATGAATTAAATTATGTAGTTTTAGGTGAAGCAATTGATGGATTAGATGCAATAGATAAGTTTAAATCACTAAAACCTTCTTATATTACACTAGATTTAGAGATGCCTAAATTAAATGGAATAGATACTGCAAAAAAATTATTTGAAATAGATCCAAATGTAAAAATCATATTAATCACATCTATTTTAGATAAAAAAGAGATAATTAATGCGTATAGAATAGGAATTAAAAAAGTTATTACAAAACCCTTTTCAATAGAAAAATTAAAAGAATCTATTGAAGAGATAAAAGGTTAA
- a CDS encoding SiaB family protein kinase — MNIKMIQDIVEEDGIIFLTYGGFLSQSLISSMMEALEKEAKERDLNLGVASNIFTIFIELTQNMMNYSKTKNIDCNELNPQGLIIVTKDLEENYFIHSQNIITQKDKDKIQPKLEELIDLNREEVKKRYRELRRSGKDKHGKGGGIGFYEIAKRSDEIKFSFREINKDKFYFHFIAKIVTKKEKK; from the coding sequence ATGAATATAAAAATGATTCAAGATATAGTAGAAGAAGATGGCATTATATTTTTAACGTATGGAGGTTTTCTTTCTCAATCATTAATTTCATCTATGATGGAAGCTTTGGAAAAAGAAGCAAAAGAAAGAGATTTAAATTTAGGTGTTGCAAGTAATATTTTTACTATTTTTATTGAATTAACACAAAATATGATGAATTATTCAAAAACAAAAAATATTGATTGTAATGAGTTAAATCCACAAGGTTTAATTATTGTTACAAAAGATTTAGAAGAAAACTATTTTATTCATAGTCAAAATATAATTACGCAAAAAGACAAAGATAAAATTCAACCAAAATTAGAGGAGCTAATTGATTTAAATAGAGAAGAAGTAAAAAAAAGATATAGAGAATTAAGAAGAAGTGGAAAAGATAAGCATGGTAAAGGTGGGGGAATTGGCTTTTATGAAATTGCAAAAAGAAGTGATGAAATAAAGTTTAGTTTTAGGGAAATAAACAAAGATAAATTTTATTTTCATTTTATTGCAAAAATTGTTACAAAAAAGGAGAAGAAATAA
- a CDS encoding DUF1987 domain-containing protein encodes MEKLIIKETKYTPFIKLDNEKGLMELVGKSYPENTFEFYKPMLDWVEEYFEKNDKKTIVNMEIIYFNSSSSKLFFDFFDLLEEAHNNGKSIEINWIYDEENESALEAGEDFKEDFEDLNFNLIEK; translated from the coding sequence ATGGAAAAGTTAATAATTAAGGAAACAAAATATACTCCTTTTATAAAACTTGATAATGAAAAAGGATTAATGGAATTAGTTGGAAAATCCTATCCTGAAAATACATTCGAGTTTTATAAACCAATGTTAGATTGGGTTGAAGAGTATTTTGAAAAAAATGATAAAAAAACTATAGTGAATATGGAAATTATTTATTTTAATTCTAGTAGTTCAAAACTATTTTTTGATTTTTTTGACCTTTTAGAAGAAGCACATAATAATGGTAAATCTATTGAGATAAATTGGATTTATGATGAAGAAAATGAAAGTGCATTAGAAGCGGGAGAAGATTTTAAAGAGGATTTTGAAGATTTAAATTTTAATTTAATAGAAAAATAA